The stretch of DNA TTTCtgttttaccattcaggagttatggttcttgataGATTGGAAAATGGCACATTATGTTGTTACGTTCAATAATTTATGAATCCTCCCACCTACagttttcaaattataatatGTTCTTACTGATAACAAGATGGAGACCAAGTAcattattataccccacgcaacgaagttgcggagggtataatgtttttgacccgtccgtccgtccgtccgtccgtccgtccgtccgtccgtccgtcagtccgtccgtccgtcagtccgtcagtcctgtttcttgtcatcgcaactcctctcaaaccacacaacagaatttcacgaaaccttttcagataataaggacatactatgtagttgtgcatatcgacgggaaattgcgattaaattttttttctaggagttacgcccctttgaacttatttactttaatgtactactgcaacagtttgtcatcgcaactcctctcaaaccacacaacagaatttcacgaaaccttttcagataataaggacatactatgtagttgtgcatatcgacgggaaattgcgattcaattttttttctaggagttacgcccctttgaacttatttactttatgtactactgcaacagtttgtcatcgcaactcctctcaaaccacacaatagaatttcacgaaatctttttatatgaaaagaacatatcatgtagttgtgcatatcgacgggaaattacgattcaattttatttctaggagttacgcccctttgaacttatttgcttcaatgtacttctgcaacagtttgtcatctcaactcctctgaaaacacacaacagaattttatgaaattttgtagataataaggacatcgacgggaaattgcgattcaatttttttttctaggagttacgcccctttgaacttatttactttaatgtactactgcaacagtttgtcattgcaactcctctcaaaccacacaacagaatttcacgaaaccttttcagataataaggacatactatgtagttgtgcatatcgacgggaaattgcaattcaattttttttctaggagttacgcccctttgaacttatttgcttcaatgtactactgcaacagtttgtcatcgcaactcctctgaaactacacaacagaatttcatgaaaccttttcagataataaggacatactatgtagttgtgcatatggacgggaaattacgattcaattttatttctaggagttacgcccctttgaacttatttgcttcaatgtacttctgcaacagtttgtcatctcaactcctctgaaaacacacaacagaatttcatgaaattttgtagataataaggacatactatgtagatgtgtatattgacaggaaattattattcaatattttttcttatacaatttttttttcttatacttatttaatttctccaatgacaatgtggggacgtgggatatgtgagcgtgctcactaaggttctttaattttcaatcttactattcaggagttatggtccttgataGATTATATAATGGCACTTTTTATTGTTTCCATTCAATAACTTATGAATCTTTCTACCTATGgttttcaaattatataacattgttactgatgacaacattgtggtcaagtttgatattgataatttttattttgtcaattagaagttatggttcttgatagattgaaaaataaactcAACATGTGATAGGTTAATAAAGCCTGAAAGCAACTTTCAAAATACAGAACAACCCACAATGTTAAAGTTTTCTGCTTCCTtttgatctgatgagttaatcccTTTCCAGTTTTTATGGTTCATTATAGAACCGCAAAAattcgtatattggtatcacatcgttGTCGTTGTCGTCTTTGTCGTCGTCCAAACACacttagtttccagacaataactagttgaatggatctctatgaaatttaaacaaaaaatttaaaagcacaaaaggaaggttgggattgattttgggggatgtggtcccaacagtttaggaattagggcctaAAAAGGGactcaaataagcatttttctagtttccagataataacttgtgtgtaagtttaTGGATCTTTCTataattgtaccacaaggttccataccataAAAggaagttgggattgattttgggggttatggccctaactgttttggaattaggggccaaaaaggggcaaaaaacaatacttttctaatactttgtattaattgcttatttcttgaccaatttcaacagggttttattcttgaattattgaggttctttaatatgctaaatctaaccatgaattaagttttttttgattttgggccctgtttttaaattggtccacattgaggtccaaaggctCCAAAATTAatcttagtttgattttaacaaaaatttaataatttgggttctttgatatgcccaatctcactgtgtatttagatttttaattttgggttcagttttcaaattggtctacattagggtccaaatggttcaaaattaaattttgtttgattttaacaaaaattgaattcttggggttctttgatacgctgaatctaaacatgtatttagatttttgagatctgagcgtcactgatgagtcttatgtagacgaaacgcgtgtctggcgtactaaattataatcctggtacctttgataactatttgattatgggcccagttttcaagttggtccaaatcagggtccattttcaaattggtctacattaaggtccaaatggtccaaaattaaacttagtttgattttaacaaaaatttgaattCTTCGGGTTCTTAATTGATATGCTATATCTAACCATGGAATTAGATTTTTGATaatggaccataataggtaaattagaaaaaaataaagttcttataccacattcattctgtgtcagaaacctatgctgtcaactatttaatcacaatccaaatttagagctgtatcaagcttgaatgttgtgttcatacttgtcccaactgttcagggttccacCTCTTCCATTGTATCAAGCTGCCCCCTGCAGAGCATTTtatttcttatgttgtactgttacatcactgtctcAGGTAAGGGAGGGTTGGCACTTTCAAACTTGTTCAACCctaccacattctttatgtgcctgtcccaagtcagtagcctgcaGTTCAGATGTCCTTGGTTCAAGTTtatcaatttttttcccaaaattaaactgtttaatataattttttccccaaaattagactgtttcataattttcatttaagggcctttttatagctgactatacattATAGAATTTTCATTATGGAAGGCCATACATGACAATGCCATGCCTATTTtattgcttacattcacttcatttgaacttttttgCATTGTTGGTTTTAATTGGaaatcataacacatctccttaATGTTTTTGAAGTATGGTGGTCTCTCTAGTTAATTTCAGTATTGTAAAAACATCTACTATGGTGATTTTTAATGTTAAGTTATCCATTCAGGCCTGTAACAAGGAATTTGCAAGGGCAGTTACATTGACTTGTGACAAACAAAATCTCATCTTTTATAGtcacaattttaaaaaatgtcaacTTTAATAGTGCTTATATGTTCTCAAAGGTGGGTTTCTATAAATCCCTCAAACCCTTTGGTTACGTTACAGTCAACTCCAGTTCCTGCAGATAAATTGACCAATCTTGATGTATCCATACTATACTGTAACCCCCCATGTgtagttgtgcacctgacttttgAATATCCAATATTTACAtggaaacaaaaaacaaaaatgtgaaaaaaactttcataaataatatagaaatatgtGTTTTTATGCATGAATGTGCATtcattgtattatatattaaaatagtTACCGTTAATTGGTAAGTGGCGGTTGCTACACAGGGGTGACTTCTGCCATTGCTTGTAATTGCATATAGTAATTACTCTATTCTTCCCTCCTCTTCTTCTTCTGTTGGTTTTCAAACTTTAACCTGTCAATTGTTCCCAAAAAAGGTTTGATTGATATATAGTAGAGTCCTTATGTATCACCCCCCACCCCTGACATTTGAGGATGTTCAAAAATCAAGTGGCCAAAGTCCCTAAAATTGAACCTTCATATTGGAGGTAATGGTTGAGATTCCCATCCTGAAACCACATATTTTCTGCAAGATGAATTCAATGACTAAAAAGGGGGTTGTCTAAAGGGTTTTAATCTTATGTTacaatttttcttgtttgaattataatttaagcaaataagaataaattatttgaattaaaatgtaTTGGGGTGATGAGGAGGATGTGTCagtgtttatataattaaaatgaaTTGGGGTGATGAGGAGGATGTGTCagtgtttatataattaaaatctATTGAGGTGATGAGGAGGATGTGTCagtgtttatataattaaaatgtattGGGGTGATGAGGAGGATGTGTCagtgtttatataattaaaatgtattGAGGTGATGAGGAGGATGTGTCagtgtttatataattaaaatgtattGGGGTGATGAGGAGGATGTGTCagtgtttatataattaaaatgtattGGGGTGATGAGGAGGATGTGTCagtgtttatataattaaaatgtattGGGGTGATGAGGAGGATGTGTCAGTGTTTAtcgtacagtggcaaatatggCATCCACAAAAGGACAATAACATCTTTATGTGCTCTAAATTTGAATCCTGCTTTTTGAAATGCTCATTCACAGGGTAATAGTCAATATAAAAAATGTCACTTAAAGAAAGCAGACACATAAGTATGACTTTAGCCAATCAGTCTTTGTTCTGAATATCCTTGAGGTTAGGAAAGAAAGCAATatataccaattttcaagtctttggtttGTCCAAGCAAGAAATCAACCTGTGAACACCCACACTTAATGGGAGCATGCTACCACATGACCACCTACACTCTATGGGAGTATGCTATCACATGGCCACCGAGGGGATTGAAGAAAGGGGTTGTCAAGATGAACCAGGATATAAGAAACAAAGTAATTTCCCAAAATCTTTCATCAAATACTGAACTTTAGATACTTCGAAATTTATATCCCTTCTGTTCCTCCTTAATTAAAAGAGTATTTTTACAATGAAGGCCATATGACAAAATAGATAATTGTGcacacaaaatattttgaaatcaaattatatataaatacatgtaacaacaaatattttaaaatgataaaatgatgaATGCATTCTGTAATGTTATATTAGTATGCAAGTTGAAATTCAGTTTGTAAATCTAATGGGTAAATCTGTCTTCACTACAATGTCAAATGCTAGTACAGTAAATTGTTTAAAGTATGTATCATACTGGCTCCTTGATAAGTCTAGTTATGTTTTCCTTACACAATACacatattaatgtttttaatcatTTCCTTCTCTTAATATTAGTTCTGTTCTGTCAGTTATATCATTCATTGTCAcattcaatatttgatttttctttGTCTTTGTCACAGCCATTTTCACTCATCATCAAACAAATGGTTCTTTCTCCTGTTTCCTGTTCTGAGACTACTCTCGTTTTACGTCTTTCGAGTAATGAAACTATCTTGGATGACTTCCTTAcacttatattttgtaaaagtttgtaTTCCCCACACAGTGATTTCCAGAACTTTTTGTAGCCTAACTGAACTTCTTTAATTCTTACTGCATAGATGATTGGATCACAAATTGAGTTTAGTAGTAGTAGAGAATACAAGTACTTGTTAGCCAAaatcaaagctttgatcaaagaGATGTCCGTCAACAAAGCTTGAGGATCGACGTGGATTTTAATAAGAAGTACAGTTTGGAGCGTGAATAATGGCATCCAGCACACGGTAAAAGTTCCGATTATCAAAAGTGTTGTTATCAAGGTTTTAGAATTGTGTTCTTTATTGAAGGTCAATAAGGTCAGACGTTTGTTCATCTTACGAACTTCACAATATATCCTTAGGTACATGAAAACAATACTAAGAAGACAGACAAATGTAAATGCTATAACCagataatctccatggaaatcgTTGTACATAATGTATTCACAGTAGTTCAATTTACCTTCCTCAAAACTTCCTATCCCGGTGAAAAAGTTAACAAAGGCACCAAGAAAGGCCATACTCCACATTGAAATGATGATAATAATGCCATTACGCTTGTTAAGGAGAAAAGCATATTGATATGGTCTTATTATTGCCAAGTAATGATCTACGGCCATCATTAGCAGGTTCAACAGTGATATCAGATGTGCCATTATGTTCAGAGAACTGATAACTGCAAATGAACACGCAATTGAGATTCTTTCATTGGCAGTAGCTGTTAATGGATTCAGAGGTTCATGGACAATGTTCGAAATTTGGTGAGCTAAAACACTGATAACAATGAGAATATCTGAGATGGCAAGACTTATGATTAGTTTGGAATGAGTCGTTAATCCATTTGGTATATTATATGTCCCACACACAGCAAAGAAATTAAGAATCAGAGCCACCATACTTAGAGTTATAGTGATAATAGTTTCAGGTTCTGAAGAAGTTGATTCTGTTGTCTGGTTGGTTTCAAAAGTAAAATTCATTGATGACAAAAATTCTTCAAAACCTGTTAATTTTTCCCTTTCAAGAATCTTttccaaaaatgaaatattgaattccATATCTATGGTATGGTAGAGTTCACTTGCTTAAAAGTTAATTGATATGTCTGGCCCAAGTTGATGTGATATTTTTGCAGATATCTTATCTAAACTAGGCAACTTTTAAATCTTTTCAATTGCAAATTTAGTTCCTTTTAACTCCTGTTTCTATTTTCTGGTTAATAGCAGTATATGACTTTCTCAAGAAATCCACTTTGGAATTACTTCTTCAGTGAAAGCTTCATCAGAAATACTACATATTAATTAGTGAAATAGTTGCTGACTTCACTGACTAAGATTTATGACAGTTCTTCTCAAGTTTCTTTGAAGTTTCTGAAATTAGAATATGTCAAATGATTACTTTATTTGTATAACCTTATGAGATCGTTTTAAACAATAAGAGAAGAATagtaattaaattgagaatggaaatggtgaataaGTCAaggagacaataacccgaccaaagagcagaaaacagctgaaggtcacaatgggtcttcaatacagcgagagtATCCTGCACCCGGaagcgtgcttcagctggcccctaaacaaaaatttgtactagttcagtgataatgaacctcgtactaaactccgaaatatatgaaagaaactaaaattaaaattcatacaagattaacaaagtcTTAGTATTAAAgcgttctttaaaaaaaaaacaaatataatttcgtaattttttttccCGATACTAATTGATACCAGTTATTTTCTTATTAAGGCAAAGTTTATGGAATTGTGATATATTTCAGATTTATTCATATAAAACTCATTTTTTACATCtaactataaaataaatatgagtGAAAAATGTCATCATATGTATAAAATTTCTGTATAAGGCccgagagaaaaaaaagaagcaaTTTTTCACTTGAAATTGTGATTTCTCAAATAATTGTGTACAGCCACTCGAAACATTA from Mytilus galloprovincialis chromosome 2, xbMytGall1.hap1.1, whole genome shotgun sequence encodes:
- the LOC143064915 gene encoding adrenocorticotropic hormone receptor-like, producing MEFNISFLEKILEREKLTGFEEFLSSMNFTFETNQTTESTSSEPETIITITLSMVALILNFFAVCGTYNIPNGLTTHSKLIISLAISDILIVISVLAHQISNIVHEPLNPLTATANERISIACSFAVISSLNIMAHLISLLNLLMMAVDHYLAIIRPYQYAFLLNKRNGIIIIISMWSMAFLGAFVNFFTGIGSFEEGKLNYCEYIMYNDFHGDYLVIAFTFVCLLSIVFMYLRIYCEVRKMNKRLTLLTFNKEHNSKTLITTLLIIGTFTVCWMPLFTLQTVLLIKIHVDPQALLTDISLIKALILANKYLYSLLLLNSICDPIIYAVRIKEVQLGYKKFWKSLCGEYKLLQNISVRKSSKIVSLLERRKTRVVSEQETGERTICLMMSENGCDKDKEKSNIECDNE